The Streptomyces sp. NBC_01255 genome window below encodes:
- a CDS encoding SRPBCC family protein, which produces MDWCRYRFRSVWRLAAPPDAVYAVLERAEEYPRWWPQVREVVPVDDTTGTARFRSLLPYEIVVTARSLRRDPAARILEVGLGGDLEGWARWTLVAEGAGTRAVYEQEVEVRARLLRVLAVPGRPVFRANHALMMRGGRRGLAAHMKGPLEERR; this is translated from the coding sequence ATGGACTGGTGCCGGTACCGCTTCCGGAGCGTCTGGCGGCTCGCCGCCCCGCCCGACGCCGTCTACGCCGTACTCGAACGTGCCGAGGAGTACCCCCGCTGGTGGCCCCAGGTCCGCGAGGTCGTCCCCGTCGACGACACCACCGGCACCGCCCGCTTCCGCTCCCTCCTCCCGTACGAGATCGTCGTCACCGCCCGCTCCCTGCGCCGCGACCCCGCCGCCCGGATCCTGGAGGTCGGCCTCGGCGGGGACCTGGAGGGGTGGGCCCGCTGGACTCTCGTGGCGGAAGGGGCCGGCACCCGCGCCGTGTACGAGCAGGAAGTGGAGGTCCGCGCCCGGCTCCTGCGGGTCCTCGCCGTCCCGGGACGACCCGTCTTCCGGGCCAATCACGCCCTGATGATGCGGGGCGGACGGCGTGGACTCGCCGCCCATATGAAGGGGCCGCTCGAAGAGCGTCGATGA
- a CDS encoding CGNR zinc finger domain-containing protein, translated as MLIPHDTRIALDTVVDLMNTAPQGDRPDELADLEGLRTFVRAHKISDVGELGAGDLKAVRDVREKFTAVFSAPQPRIAAPLINQLVAAAGTTPQLTDHDGYDLHVHYFAPGASVADHLAADCGMALAFIVVAGEQERLRRCEAPDCGRAFVDLSRNRSRRYCDSRTCGNRLHVAAYRARRKEAAG; from the coding sequence GTGCTGATCCCCCACGACACCCGGATCGCCCTCGACACCGTCGTCGATCTGATGAACACGGCCCCCCAGGGCGACCGCCCGGACGAGCTCGCGGACCTCGAAGGGCTGCGGACCTTCGTACGGGCGCACAAGATCAGCGACGTGGGCGAGCTCGGAGCCGGCGATCTGAAGGCCGTCCGCGACGTCCGCGAGAAGTTCACCGCGGTGTTCTCGGCCCCCCAACCCCGGATCGCGGCCCCGCTGATCAACCAGCTGGTGGCGGCGGCGGGCACCACCCCGCAGCTCACCGACCACGACGGCTACGACCTGCACGTGCACTACTTCGCGCCGGGCGCCTCGGTGGCGGACCATCTCGCCGCCGACTGCGGCATGGCCCTCGCGTTCATCGTGGTGGCGGGCGAGCAGGAGCGGCTGCGCCGCTGCGAGGCACCGGACTGCGGCCGGGCCTTCGTCGACCTGTCCCGCAACCGCTCACGCCGCTACTGCGACAGCCGCACCTGCGGCAACCGCCTGCACGTGGCCGCATACCGGGCGCGCCGCAAGGAAGCGGCGGGCTGA
- a CDS encoding SCO7613 C-terminal domain-containing membrane protein has product MDTSLPPADELVLVDRELAQLEARRTQLLARRAWLIRALYSPVPAAPVAAPWPGGRAVADSTPRSAQNVLLTLGGTLLTIAAVAFTLVSWGSMGIGGRAAVLLVVTSAALAAPVALLRKGLVSTAESVAALGLVLMVLDAYALHRVALAETDGLGYTAVASAVLAGAWTAYGSALPRLRIPLPVAVVAAQLPLPLGVLAAGGGPTAFAWAALVTVAADVAVALWTRPTAVRITAVAGATALGGWSLLTGAWLSLSAPWSGAPLILASAALTLYVAWRRPPLAAAASALAGLSAVAALGGLLRAALPADWTVPGYVLCGLALASLWRAGGPLLGADSGTAPGADAGTADAATTGAGTTGAGTTTGAGATVRPATPAWLPPGVRLGLAGAGAGVMALGALWALPPAAVGLLGPLARTTEVWSGEHAERALTSYPATAGLVLLVAAAALAAVPRLWARCGALAVVWALLTALPVALDLPYAATLVLQLLTTAATLWIAVRPGPLLRGLRRAEAPVTTALPPVPGPGTPWGTWAPLRPQARVTVLEPRTALGWCAYAGGLASAVSTVASALDVRGATFVSLGVLLGLFAGVAVLGEGARRVVSACVAVLTATGLVLAVAATAGFEDHWTALALLLVPAATAALAARTRTGPVTLAVEITGASVGLLALGVATSRPAFLALALAAGGVIAAATAVRPERRRFGSWTAAALFLLATWVRLAVSDVTTPEAYTLPVTVPALVVGFLRRRRDPEASSWTAYGPGLAATLLPSLVAAWVDPDWMRPLLLGVAALVVTLLGARFRLQALLVLGGGVLALDGLHELAPYVVQAVGALPRWLPPALAGLLLLAVGATYEQRLRDARRLRERLARMR; this is encoded by the coding sequence ATGGACACTTCCCTGCCGCCCGCGGACGAGCTGGTGCTCGTCGACCGCGAGCTGGCGCAACTCGAAGCGCGCCGGACCCAGTTGCTGGCCCGCCGGGCCTGGCTGATCCGCGCGCTGTACTCGCCGGTCCCGGCGGCCCCGGTGGCGGCGCCGTGGCCGGGGGGCAGGGCGGTCGCGGACTCGACCCCGCGGAGCGCGCAGAACGTGCTGCTGACGCTCGGCGGGACGCTCCTGACGATCGCCGCGGTCGCCTTCACCCTGGTGAGCTGGGGCTCGATGGGGATCGGCGGCCGCGCGGCGGTGCTGCTCGTGGTGACCTCGGCGGCCCTGGCCGCGCCGGTGGCGCTGCTGCGGAAGGGGCTGGTCTCGACGGCCGAGTCGGTGGCGGCGCTGGGCCTCGTCCTGATGGTCCTCGACGCGTACGCGCTGCACCGGGTGGCGCTGGCGGAGACGGACGGCCTGGGCTACACGGCGGTGGCGTCCGCGGTCCTCGCGGGCGCGTGGACGGCGTACGGCTCGGCGCTGCCCCGGCTGCGGATCCCGCTGCCGGTGGCCGTCGTCGCGGCCCAGCTGCCGCTGCCGCTGGGCGTGCTCGCGGCCGGGGGCGGGCCGACGGCCTTCGCCTGGGCGGCGCTGGTCACGGTCGCGGCGGACGTGGCGGTGGCGCTGTGGACCCGCCCGACGGCGGTCCGGATCACGGCGGTCGCCGGGGCGACGGCGCTGGGCGGCTGGTCGCTCCTGACGGGTGCGTGGCTCTCCCTGTCCGCGCCGTGGAGCGGCGCTCCGCTCATCCTGGCGAGCGCGGCACTGACGCTGTACGTGGCCTGGCGCCGGCCTCCGCTCGCGGCGGCGGCCTCGGCGCTCGCGGGTCTGTCGGCGGTGGCGGCCCTCGGCGGCCTCCTCCGGGCGGCGCTCCCGGCGGACTGGACGGTCCCGGGGTACGTGCTGTGCGGCCTCGCCCTGGCGTCGCTGTGGCGCGCGGGCGGGCCGCTCCTCGGCGCGGACTCCGGGACGGCGCCCGGGGCGGACGCCGGCACGGCCGACGCCGCCACGACCGGCGCGGGCACGACCGGCGCGGGCACGACGACCGGCGCGGGGGCCACGGTCCGGCCGGCCACGCCCGCGTGGCTGCCGCCTGGCGTCCGGCTCGGGCTCGCCGGCGCCGGTGCCGGGGTCATGGCGCTCGGCGCGCTGTGGGCGCTGCCGCCCGCGGCCGTGGGGCTGCTGGGCCCGTTGGCCCGGACGACGGAGGTGTGGTCCGGCGAGCACGCCGAGCGTGCCCTGACCTCGTACCCCGCGACCGCCGGCCTGGTCCTCCTGGTGGCCGCCGCCGCGCTCGCGGCAGTCCCCCGGCTCTGGGCCCGCTGCGGCGCGCTCGCGGTGGTCTGGGCGCTGCTCACGGCCCTGCCCGTCGCCCTGGACCTGCCGTACGCGGCGACGCTCGTCCTCCAGCTCCTCACGACGGCGGCCACCCTCTGGATCGCCGTCCGCCCCGGCCCGCTCCTGCGCGGCCTGCGGCGCGCCGAGGCACCGGTCACGACGGCCCTGCCGCCGGTTCCCGGCCCCGGGACTCCCTGGGGCACCTGGGCACCCCTGCGGCCCCAGGCGCGGGTGACCGTCCTGGAGCCCCGTACCGCGCTCGGCTGGTGCGCGTACGCCGGCGGACTCGCGTCCGCCGTGAGCACGGTCGCGTCGGCGCTGGACGTCCGTGGGGCCACCTTCGTCTCGCTGGGGGTGCTGCTCGGCCTCTTCGCGGGCGTCGCCGTGCTCGGGGAGGGCGCGCGCCGGGTGGTCTCCGCCTGCGTCGCCGTCCTCACGGCGACGGGGCTCGTCCTGGCGGTGGCGGCCACGGCCGGGTTCGAGGACCACTGGACGGCCCTGGCGCTGCTCCTGGTCCCGGCGGCCACCGCGGCGCTCGCCGCCCGGACGCGTACGGGCCCGGTGACCCTGGCGGTCGAGATCACCGGCGCCTCCGTGGGGCTGCTCGCCCTGGGGGTCGCCACGTCCCGGCCCGCGTTCCTCGCGCTCGCGCTGGCCGCCGGCGGGGTGATCGCGGCGGCGACGGCGGTCCGGCCGGAGCGGCGGCGGTTCGGCTCGTGGACGGCGGCGGCCCTGTTCCTGCTCGCCACCTGGGTCCGGCTCGCGGTCTCGGATGTGACGACCCCGGAGGCGTACACGCTGCCGGTGACCGTGCCCGCGCTGGTCGTCGGGTTCCTGCGGCGGCGCCGGGACCCGGAGGCCTCGTCCTGGACGGCGTACGGCCCCGGTCTCGCGGCGACCCTGCTGCCGAGCCTCGTCGCGGCCTGGGTGGACCCGGACTGGATGCGCCCGCTGCTCCTGGGGGTCGCTGCGCTCGTCGTGACGCTCCTCGGCGCGCGGTTCCGGCTCCAGGCGCTGCTCGTGCTCGGCGGTGGGGTGCTGGCCCTGGACGGGCTGCACGAGCTGGCCCCGTACGTCGTGCAGGCGGTAGGTGCACTGCCGCGCTGGCTGCCGCCGGCCCTGGCCGGGCTCCTGCTGCTCGCGGTGGGCGCCACGTACGAGCAGCGGCTGCGGGATGCCCGGCGGTTGCGGGAGCGGCTGGCGCGGATGCGGTGA
- a CDS encoding DUF4365 domain-containing protein, whose product MALAQPESGGLPPQRAASTRGSLATTACMETLQVGYLHAVAAAAGCSLSQPFPDNGIDWHVSHGSPAHTVDDEVTIKVQLKCTYQIPPHPPGNSFSFTLDNDHLVKLARTPVSVHKILVVMIVPRTQEDWLRASHDRLDLRHCCYWINLAGHPVTGRRRTTVRIPTARIFDDRALCEIMTRVGVGGRP is encoded by the coding sequence ATGGCGCTCGCCCAGCCCGAGTCGGGAGGGCTGCCGCCTCAGCGGGCAGCATCGACGCGCGGCTCACTCGCCACCACCGCCTGCATGGAGACCCTCCAGGTGGGCTACCTCCACGCGGTCGCCGCGGCGGCCGGCTGTTCGCTGTCCCAGCCCTTTCCGGACAACGGCATCGACTGGCACGTCAGCCACGGCTCTCCCGCGCACACCGTCGACGACGAAGTGACCATCAAGGTGCAGCTCAAGTGCACCTACCAGATACCGCCGCACCCGCCGGGGAACTCCTTCTCGTTCACGCTCGACAACGACCATCTGGTGAAGCTCGCCCGGACGCCCGTGTCCGTGCACAAGATCCTGGTCGTGATGATCGTCCCGAGGACGCAGGAGGACTGGCTGAGGGCGAGCCACGACCGGCTCGACCTGCGGCACTGCTGCTACTGGATCAACCTGGCCGGACACCCGGTCACGGGACGCCGCCGGACCACGGTGCGCATCCCGACGGCGCGGATCTTCGACGACCGGGCGCTCTGCGAGATCATGACCCGGGTCGGCGTGGGAGGGAGACCTTGA
- a CDS encoding potassium channel family protein — protein sequence MIDRPPKPPRQERWDRRMETPLAVASLAYLTGYAVRVLGHHGLAQVWLDLCLAVTLAAWAVFIADYAVRLRLSGLGPLRFVRTHLLDTVVLMLPLLRPVRMVTIYDRVQRRQEKPRLSLYARVMVYAGLTTTLLGFAGALTVYQYEVDAPGATIRTFGDAVWWACATLATVGYGDVTPVTTGGRVTAVGVMACGLALLGAVTGSFSSWLIQAFTREDEKRPPGESPGA from the coding sequence ATGATCGACAGGCCACCGAAACCGCCCCGCCAGGAACGCTGGGACCGCCGCATGGAGACCCCGCTCGCCGTGGCCTCGCTCGCCTATCTGACGGGCTACGCGGTCCGGGTCCTCGGCCACCACGGTCTCGCCCAGGTCTGGCTCGACCTGTGCCTCGCCGTCACCCTGGCCGCCTGGGCGGTCTTCATCGCGGACTACGCGGTACGGCTCCGCCTCAGCGGCCTCGGCCCGCTGCGCTTCGTCCGCACCCACCTCCTCGACACGGTGGTCCTGATGCTGCCCCTGCTGCGGCCGGTGCGGATGGTCACCATCTACGACCGGGTGCAGCGCCGCCAGGAGAAGCCGCGGCTCAGCCTCTACGCGCGCGTGATGGTCTACGCCGGCCTCACCACGACCCTGCTGGGCTTCGCGGGAGCGCTCACCGTCTACCAGTACGAGGTGGATGCCCCGGGCGCCACGATCCGCACCTTCGGCGACGCGGTGTGGTGGGCCTGCGCCACGCTCGCCACGGTGGGGTACGGGGACGTCACCCCGGTGACCACGGGCGGCCGGGTGACGGCGGTGGGCGTGATGGCCTGCGGGCTCGCGCTGCTCGGCGCGGTGACGGGTTCGTTCTCGTCCTGGCTGATCCAGGCGTTCACGCGGGAGGACGAGAAGAGGCCCCCGGGGGAATCCCCGGGGGCCTGA
- a CDS encoding SsgA family sporulation/cell division regulator has translation MNTTVSCELHLRLVVSSESSLPVPAGLRYDTADPYAVHATFHTGAEETVEWVFARDLLAEGLHRPTGTGDVRVWPSRSHGQGVVCIALSSPEGEALLEAPARALESFLKRTDAAVPPGTEHRHFDLDTELSHILADS, from the coding sequence ATGAACACCACGGTCAGCTGCGAGCTGCACCTGCGCCTCGTTGTGTCGAGCGAGTCCTCACTGCCTGTACCCGCGGGCCTGCGGTATGACACGGCCGATCCGTATGCCGTGCACGCCACCTTCCACACCGGAGCCGAAGAGACGGTCGAGTGGGTCTTCGCCCGCGACCTTCTCGCCGAGGGGCTGCACCGGCCCACCGGCACGGGCGACGTCCGCGTCTGGCCATCCCGTAGTCACGGCCAGGGAGTCGTCTGCATCGCGTTGAGCTCACCCGAGGGAGAAGCCCTGCTCGAGGCCCCGGCGAGGGCCCTGGAGTCGTTCCTGAAGCGGACCGACGCCGCCGTGCCACCGGGCACCGAGCACCGGCACTTCGATCTCGATACGGAGCTCTCCCACATCCTGGCGGACAGCTGA
- a CDS encoding DsbA family protein, with the protein MNDSTTAPASPVVLEAWFDLQCPDCFVALDDVRALRETYGDRLDVQLRHFPLAKHKHAYAAAQAAEEAVEQGKGWPYVEALLARTADLGDRGEPVLLEVATELGLDAEEFDTALIDGRHLLTVDADEAEGKAIKVTGTPTYVIGGERLDGGQSQDGLRQRIEEIADRLLKG; encoded by the coding sequence ATGAACGACTCCACCACCGCACCCGCCTCCCCCGTCGTCCTGGAGGCCTGGTTCGACCTCCAGTGCCCCGACTGCTTCGTGGCCCTCGACGACGTCCGCGCGCTGCGCGAGACCTACGGCGACCGCCTCGACGTACAGCTGCGCCACTTCCCGCTGGCGAAGCACAAGCACGCCTACGCCGCCGCCCAGGCCGCCGAGGAGGCCGTCGAGCAGGGCAAGGGCTGGCCGTACGTGGAGGCGCTGCTGGCCAGGACCGCCGACCTCGGCGACCGGGGCGAGCCGGTGCTCCTGGAGGTGGCGACCGAACTGGGGCTGGACGCCGAGGAGTTCGACACCGCCCTGATCGACGGCCGGCACCTGCTGACCGTCGACGCGGACGAGGCCGAGGGCAAGGCGATCAAGGTCACCGGCACCCCGACGTACGTGATCGGCGGCGAGCGCCTCGACGGCGGCCAGAGCCAGGACGGCCTGCGGCAGCGCATCGAGGAGATCGCCGACCGTCTCCTGAAGGGCTGA
- a CDS encoding HIT family protein, translating to MLHSMTTEPEQQIGVGTRDAFQRLWTPHRMAYIQGENKPTGPGADDGCPFCSIPAKSDEDGLVIARGESVYAVLNLYPYNGGHLMVVPYRHVADYTDLDVAETAELADLTKRAMVALRTASGAHGFNIGMNQGAVAGAGIAAHLHQHVVPRWGGDTNFMPVVGHTKVLPQLLADTRKMLADAWPATI from the coding sequence ATGCTGCACAGCATGACGACTGAGCCGGAGCAGCAGATCGGAGTCGGGACGCGGGACGCGTTCCAGCGCCTGTGGACGCCTCACCGGATGGCGTACATCCAGGGCGAGAACAAGCCGACCGGGCCGGGGGCCGACGACGGCTGTCCGTTCTGCTCGATTCCGGCGAAGTCCGACGAGGACGGTCTGGTGATCGCCCGCGGCGAGAGCGTGTACGCGGTCCTCAACCTGTACCCGTACAACGGCGGACACCTCATGGTCGTCCCCTACCGGCACGTCGCCGACTACACGGACCTGGACGTGGCGGAGACGGCGGAGCTCGCCGACCTCACCAAGCGCGCGATGGTCGCGCTGCGGACGGCGTCGGGTGCGCACGGCTTCAACATCGGCATGAACCAGGGCGCCGTCGCCGGCGCGGGGATCGCCGCGCACCTGCACCAGCACGTGGTGCCGCGCTGGGGCGGCGACACCAACTTCATGCCGGTCGTCGGGCACACCAAGGTGCTTCCGCAGCTGCTCGCCGACACCCGGAAGATGCTCGCCGACGCCTGGCCGGCCACCATCTGA
- the thrS gene encoding threonine--tRNA ligase codes for MSEVRVTVQSASEAEERAVSAGTTAGALFADDRTVIAARVAGELKDLSYELAEGDVVEGVEISSPDGLDILRHSTAHVMAQAVQELFPEAKLGIGPPVRDGFYYDFDVEKPFTPEDLKVIEKKMQEIQKRGQRFSRRVVTDEAAREELADEPYKLELIGIKGSASTDDGADVEVGGAELSIYDNLDAKTGELCWKDLCRGPHLPTTRNIPAFKLMRNAAAYWRGSEKNPMLQRIYGTAWPSKDELKAHLDFLAEAEKRDHRKLGNELDLFSVPDEIGSGLAVFHPKGGIIRRVMEDYSRKRHEEEGYEFVYSPHATKGKLFEKSGHLDWYAEGMYPPMQLDEGVDYYLKPMNCPMHNLIFDARGRSYRELPLRLFEFGTVYRYEKSGVVHGLTRARGFTQDDAHIYCTREQMAEELDKTLTFVLNLLRDYGLNDFYLELSTKDPEKFVGSDEAWEEATAVLQQVAEKQGLPLTPDPGGAAFYGPKISVQARDAIGRTWQMSTVQLDFNLPERFDLEYTSPDGTKQRPVMIHRALFGSIERFFAVLLEHYAGAMPPWLAPVQATGIPIGDAHVDYLHEFAAKAKKQGLRVDVDSSSDRMQKKIRNAQKQKVPFMIIAGDDDMAAGAVSFRYRDGSQENGIPVDEAIAKIAKIVEDRVQV; via the coding sequence GTGTCTGAAGTCCGTGTGACCGTCCAGTCCGCCTCGGAAGCAGAGGAGAGGGCGGTGAGCGCGGGCACCACCGCCGGTGCCCTCTTCGCCGACGACCGCACCGTCATCGCCGCCCGCGTCGCCGGCGAGCTGAAGGACCTCTCGTACGAGCTCGCCGAGGGCGATGTCGTCGAGGGCGTCGAGATCTCGTCCCCGGACGGTCTCGACATCCTGCGCCACTCCACCGCGCACGTCATGGCCCAGGCCGTGCAGGAGCTCTTTCCCGAGGCCAAGCTGGGCATCGGCCCGCCGGTCCGGGACGGCTTCTACTACGACTTCGACGTCGAAAAGCCCTTCACTCCCGAGGACCTCAAGGTCATCGAGAAGAAGATGCAGGAGATCCAGAAGCGCGGCCAGCGCTTCTCCCGCCGCGTGGTGACCGACGAGGCCGCCCGCGAGGAGCTCGCCGACGAGCCGTACAAGCTGGAGCTCATCGGCATCAAGGGCTCCGCGTCCACCGACGACGGGGCCGACGTCGAGGTGGGCGGCGCCGAGCTGAGCATCTACGACAACCTCGACGCCAAGACCGGCGAGCTGTGCTGGAAGGACCTCTGCCGCGGTCCGCACCTGCCGACCACCCGGAACATCCCGGCGTTCAAGCTCATGCGCAACGCGGCCGCCTACTGGCGCGGCAGCGAGAAGAACCCGATGCTCCAGCGCATCTACGGCACCGCCTGGCCGTCGAAGGACGAGCTGAAGGCCCACCTCGACTTCCTGGCCGAGGCCGAGAAGCGCGACCACCGCAAGCTCGGCAACGAGCTCGACCTCTTCTCCGTCCCGGACGAGATCGGCTCCGGCCTCGCGGTCTTCCACCCCAAGGGCGGCATCATCCGCCGGGTCATGGAGGACTACTCGCGCAAGCGCCACGAGGAGGAGGGCTACGAGTTCGTCTACTCGCCGCACGCCACCAAGGGCAAGCTGTTCGAGAAGTCGGGCCACCTGGACTGGTACGCCGAGGGCATGTACCCGCCCATGCAGCTCGACGAGGGCGTGGACTACTACCTCAAGCCCATGAACTGCCCGATGCACAACCTGATCTTCGACGCGCGCGGGCGCTCCTACCGTGAGCTGCCGCTGCGCCTGTTCGAGTTCGGCACCGTGTACCGGTACGAGAAGTCCGGCGTCGTCCACGGTCTGACCCGGGCGCGCGGCTTCACCCAGGACGACGCGCACATCTACTGCACCCGCGAGCAGATGGCGGAGGAGCTGGACAAGACCCTCACCTTCGTCCTCAACCTGCTCCGCGACTACGGCCTGAACGACTTCTACCTGGAGCTGTCCACCAAGGACCCGGAGAAGTTCGTCGGCTCGGACGAGGCGTGGGAGGAGGCCACCGCGGTCCTCCAGCAGGTCGCCGAGAAGCAGGGCCTCCCGCTGACCCCCGACCCGGGCGGCGCCGCGTTCTACGGCCCGAAGATCTCGGTGCAGGCGCGGGACGCCATCGGCCGTACCTGGCAGATGTCGACCGTGCAGCTCGACTTCAACCTGCCGGAGCGCTTCGACCTGGAGTACACCTCCCCGGACGGCACCAAGCAGCGCCCGGTCATGATCCACCGCGCGCTCTTCGGTTCCATCGAGCGTTTCTTCGCGGTGCTCCTGGAGCACTACGCGGGTGCGATGCCGCCGTGGCTGGCGCCGGTGCAGGCGACCGGTATCCCGATCGGCGACGCGCACGTCGACTACCTGCACGAGTTCGCCGCCAAGGCGAAGAAGCAGGGCCTGCGCGTGGACGTCGACTCGTCCTCGGACCGGATGCAGAAGAAGATCCGGAACGCGCAGAAGCAGAAGGTCCCGTTCATGATCATCGCGGGTGACGACGACATGGCCGCCGGCGCCGTCTCCTTCCGCTACCGCGACGGTTCGCAGGAGAACGGCATCCCCGTCGACGAGGCCATCGCCAAGATCGCCAAGATCGTCGAGGACCGCGTCCAGGTCTGA
- a CDS encoding TIGR02611 family protein, giving the protein MNAESDERTGDSAAGQEAELGSRAPEFIKSRRGLHLSWQVGVFIVGLAVVGAGVVMLPLPGPGWLVIFGGMAIWATEFVWAQLVLRWTKRKVTEAAQRALDPKVRRRNIILTTVGLVIIGALLGVYLWKFGIVMPWKIDE; this is encoded by the coding sequence ATGAATGCGGAGAGTGACGAGCGCACAGGGGATTCCGCAGCCGGCCAGGAAGCCGAATTGGGATCCCGCGCACCGGAGTTCATCAAGTCCCGACGAGGCCTGCATCTGAGCTGGCAGGTCGGCGTCTTCATCGTGGGACTGGCCGTGGTCGGCGCGGGCGTCGTGATGCTGCCGCTGCCCGGACCCGGCTGGCTGGTCATCTTCGGCGGCATGGCGATCTGGGCGACCGAGTTCGTCTGGGCACAGCTCGTGCTCCGCTGGACCAAGCGGAAGGTCACCGAGGCCGCCCAGCGCGCCCTCGATCCCAAGGTCCGTCGCAGGAACATCATCCTCACCACCGTCGGCCTGGTGATCATCGGCGCCCTGCTCGGCGTCTACCTCTGGAAGTTCGGCATCGTCATGCCGTGGAAGATCGACGAGTGA
- a CDS encoding 3'-5' exonuclease yields MTTHWYEGPMAAFDTETTGVDVEEDRIVSAALVVQDTAGARPRVTRWLVNPGIPVPEGATAVHGLTDDHLQRNGRWPAPVMEELARALAEQITSGRPLVVMNAPFDLTILDRELRRHRASSLGTYLASSPLCVLDPRVLDKHLDRYRKGRRTLTDLCAHYEVELAGAHDAAADATASMDLVRALARRFSSRLERLSPAELHTLQAVWHAAQARGLQAWFTRQGTPETVDPAWPLRPELRTAA; encoded by the coding sequence ATGACGACGCACTGGTACGAAGGGCCCATGGCCGCTTTCGACACGGAGACCACGGGAGTCGACGTCGAGGAGGACCGGATCGTCTCGGCCGCCCTCGTCGTGCAGGACACGGCCGGGGCGCGCCCGCGGGTGACGCGCTGGCTGGTCAATCCGGGCATACCCGTACCGGAGGGGGCCACGGCCGTACACGGACTGACGGACGATCACCTTCAGCGGAACGGCCGGTGGCCGGCTCCGGTGATGGAGGAGCTGGCACGGGCGCTCGCCGAGCAGATCACCTCGGGGCGGCCGCTCGTGGTCATGAACGCACCGTTCGACCTGACGATCCTGGACCGGGAGCTGCGCCGGCACCGGGCGTCGTCGCTGGGGACCTACCTGGCGAGTTCGCCGCTGTGCGTGCTCGACCCGCGGGTCCTGGACAAGCATCTGGACCGCTACCGCAAGGGCCGCCGCACGCTCACCGACCTCTGCGCGCACTACGAGGTGGAGCTGGCCGGGGCGCACGACGCGGCGGCGGACGCGACCGCGTCGATGGACCTCGTACGGGCGCTGGCGCGGCGTTTCTCGTCCCGTCTCGAGCGGCTGTCCCCGGCGGAGCTGCACACGCTCCAGGCGGTGTGGCACGCGGCCCAGGCGCGCGGGCTCCAGGCGTGGTTCACGCGGCAGGGGACACCGGAGACGGTGGACCCGGCCTGGCCGCTGCGACCGGAACTGCGCACGGCGGCCTGA